A genome region from Anolis carolinensis isolate JA03-04 chromosome 6, rAnoCar3.1.pri, whole genome shotgun sequence includes the following:
- the higd1b gene encoding HIG1 domain family member 1B — protein sequence MSTDKSNWIPEQETTVGTKFLQKARKSPLVPIGLIGFAVVAACGLYRLKGRGSMKMSVHLIHTRVAAQACVVGAVTLGAVYSMYKDHFQNQK from the exons ATGTCGACAGATAAAAGCAACTGGATTCCAGAACAAGAAACTACAGTTGGCACTAAATTTCTACAAAAGGCACGGAAGAGCCCTTTGGTGCCAATTG GCTTGATAGGGTTTGCTGTTGTGGCAGCCTGTGGCCTTTACCGACTGAAGGGACGAGGGAGCATGAAGATGTCTGTCCATCTGATTCACACTCGGGTAGCTGCCCAGGCCTGTGTAGTCGGAGCTGTAACCCTTG GCGCTGTCTACAGCATGTACAAAGACCACTTTCAGAATCAGAAATAG